A region of Vigna radiata var. radiata cultivar VC1973A chromosome 10, Vradiata_ver6, whole genome shotgun sequence DNA encodes the following proteins:
- the LOC106775891 gene encoding probable helicase MAGATAMA 3 isoform X2 has translation MMERSCSAIDDGLDLLETVFSWTVKDVLNENLCKHKVRKIPQTFLSITDYLNSFIPSLVEETRSDLSSSLKCVSKAPFCEISSVELERSRSFIPAKNLFYQIAVNRTNSDEDGKYEPEVGDLIAFTDLKPKNVDDLNRSKRSYHIGYVHGIKETIDRISILSSKSFDMDIQFSLTSSSAPKLYAKSSKNAQKLYAFCLLNLTTNVRIWKALKLQLEGSSLSMMRKVLQADSKNGEICRLCFSGEKDSATYSKVKNIVLSQNLNESQKDAVLNCVTSRECQHNDTVKLIWGPPGTGKTKTVASLLFSLLELKVRTLTCAPTNTAVLEVAARLHNLVKESLEFDIGFGDIVVFGNKSRMKVDCYRGLSDVFLDYRVNNLLKCSGWKHSLESMIKLLEYPEEQYDSYKREEENSVKSLEEFAMQKYFSEKNDDPLTLELLKDFTSITEQYLLYKDEKKKSIKTLDQFFIERFRSNTEQIEKNLGTLRMHLPTSLVPLAEIKKIPIALDLLRSLENSLCKAKLKQTSGGCEEGESIVDFLRRLSIKKEECLIKLRSLSQTILLPNIRDKYEMAKFCLMRARLIFCTASSSTKLFEDGMTPVEFLVIDEAAQLKECESTIPLQLPGLHHVILIGDERQLPAVVKSQVSEEAEYGRSLFERLVSLGYKKHLLNVQYRMHPSISLFPNKEFYEEQLSDAPFVREIDYNRRFLEGKMYASYSFINIAKGKEQKPGRGHGWKNMAEAAAVCKIIESLENEFLRSKKKVSIGIISPYNGQVSEIQERIKHQNLVSDPNFSVSVRSVDGFQGGEEDIIIISTVRSNGNGNIGFLDNRQRANVALTRARHCLWILGNEKTLSSSDSLWRNLVNDAKERECFHKADDDKKLAMAIECEALLIELLDESETPFKKLSLGGPSRTTATTFSRGSFRGRPRAPRW, from the exons ATGATGGAGAGAAGCTGTAGTGCCATAGATGATGGTCTTGATTTGCTCGAGACTGTATTTTCTTGGACCGTCAAGGATGTTCTCAATGAAAACCTCTGCAAACACAAg GTAAGGAAGATTCCACAGACATTTTTGTCAATAACAGATTACTTGAACTCCTTCATTCCTTCACTGGTTGAGGAGACTCGCAGCGACCTGTCTTCAAGCTTGAAATGTGTGTCAAAGGCTCCCTTTTGTGAAATCTCGAGCGTTGAACTTGAAAGGTCGAGAAGCTTCATACCCGCCAAGAACTTGTTCTACCAAATTGCAGTGAACAGAACCAACAGTGATGAGGATGGAAAATATGAGCCTGAGGTTGGAGATCTCATTGCCTTCACAGATCTTAAACCAAAAAATGTAGATGACTTGAACAGGTCCAAAAGAAGCTACCATATTGGATATGTTCAtggaataaaagaaactatTGACAGGATCTCAATACTCTCATCCAAAAGCTTTGACATGGACATTCAGTTTTCCTTGACGAGCAGCAGTGCACCTAAGCTTTATGCAAAGAGTAGCAAAAATGCTCAAAAGCTTTACGCCTTCTGTCTTCTGAACCTTACAACAAATGTTCGAATTTGGAAAGCCTTGAAATTGCAGCTGGAGGGTTCAAGCTTGAGCATGATGAGGAAAGTTCTGCAAGCTGACTCAAAG AATGGAGAAATCTGTCGGCTTTGTTTTTCTGGGGAAAAAGATAGTGCAACTTATTCTAAAGTAAAAAACATAGTCCTATCTCAGAATCTGAACGAATCCCAGAAAGATGCAGTTCTAAACTGTGTTACTTCGAGGGAATGCCAACATAATGATACTGTTAAACTTATTTGGGGGCCACCAGGAACTGGCAAAACAAAGACCGTAGCTTCCTTGTTATTTTCCCTGCTTGAGTTAAAAGTCAGAACATTAACATGTGCTCCAACTAATACTGCAGTGTTGGAAGTGGCTGCTCGCCTGCATAATTTAGTTAAAGAATCACTTGAGTTTGATATTGGATTCGGTGACATAGTTGTATTTGGCAATAAATCTCGAATGAAAGTAGACTGTTATCGAGGCCTCAGTGACGTCTTTCTTGATTATCGTGTAAACAATCTTTTGAAGTGTTCTGGATGGAAACATTCCTTGGAATCAATGATCAAGTTGCTTGAGTACCCGGAAGAGCAATATGATTCATATAAGCGTGAGGAAGAAAATAGTGTTAAGTCATTGGAAGAATTTGCTATGCAAAAGTACTTCAGCGAGAAGAACGATGATCCTCTTACCTTGGAACTTTTGAAGGACTTCACTAGCATTACTGAGCAATACCTTTTGTATaaggatgaaaaaaagaaaagcatcaAGACTCTGGATCAATTTTTTATAGAGAGATTCCGTTCCAATACAGAGCAAATAGAGAAAAACCTGGGAACTTTGCGCATGCACCTTCCGACTTCTTTAGTTCCACTTGCGGAGATAAAGAAAATTCCTATTGCTCTTGATTTGCTAAGATCTCTTGAAAACTCTCTGTGCAAAGCCAAGTTGAAGCAAACTTCCGGTGGCTGTGAGGAAGGAGAAAGCATTGTTGACTTCCTTCGAAGGTTAAGCATAAAAAAGGAAGAGTGCCTTATCAAACTGAGATCACTTTCTCAGACAATTTTACTTCCAAACATCAGGGACAAATATGAAATGGCAAAATTTTGCTTGATGAGAGCACGCCTGATTTTCTGTACTGCATCAAGTTCAACCAAATTATTCGAAGATGGAATGACACCAGTAGAATTCTTAGTTATTGATGAAGCAGCGCAACTGAAAGAATGTGAATCAACAATTCCATTGCAGCTACCAGGCCTTCACCATGTAATCCTCATTGGTGACGAGAGACAGCTTCCTGCGGTAGTGAAAAGCCAG GTTTCTGAAGAGGCTGAATATGGAAGAAGTTTGTTTGAGAGGCTGGTTTCCTTGGGGTACAAGAAGCATCTGCTTAATGTTCAGTATAGAATGCACCCATCCATCAGCTTATTCCCAAATAAGGAGTTCTATGAGGAGCAACTTTCTGATGCCCCTTTTGTCAGAGAAATAGACTATAATAGGCGCTTCCTTGAAGGAAAAATGTATGCTTCatattcatttataaacatAGCTAAGGGTAAAGAGCAGAAACCTGGTCGTGGCCACGGGTGGAAGAACATGGCTGAGGCTGCTGCTGTTTGCAAGATTATAGAAAGCCTTGAAAATG AATTTTTGAGGTCAAAGAAGAAAGTTAGCATAGGAATCATATCTCCATATAATGGTCAGGTGTCTGAAATCCAGGAAAGAATTAAGCACCAAAATTTGGTTTCTGATCCTAACTTTTCTGTTAGTGTTCGTTCTGTTGATGGCTTTCAAGGTGGTGAAGaagatataataataatctCCACTGTGAGATCAAATGGGAATGGAAATATAGGTTTCCTTGACAACAGGCAAAGAGCCAATGTGGCATTGACTCGGGCGAG ACATTGCCTATGGATATTAGGGAATGAAAAAACTTTAAGCAGTAGTGATTCTCTGTGGAGAAATCTAGTTAATGATGCTAAGGAAAGAGAGTGTTTCCATAAGGCCGACGATGACAAAAAACTGGCCATGGCCATTGAGTGTGAAGCCTTGCTTATTGAACTACTTGATGAATCAGAGACCCCGTTTAAGAAACTCAGTCTAGGGGGCCCTTCTCGAACTACTGCTACCACCTTCAG CAGAGGGTCTTTCAGGGGCAGGCCAAGGGCACCAAGGTGGTGA
- the LOC106775891 gene encoding probable helicase MAGATAMA 3 isoform X3 yields MMERSCSAIDDGLDLLETVFSWTVKDVLNENLCKHKVRKIPQTFLSITDYLNSFIPSLVEETRSDLSSSLKCVSKAPFCEISSVELERSRSFIPAKNLFYQIAVNRTNSDEDGKYEPEVGDLIAFTDLKPKNVDDLNRSKRSYHIGYVHGIKETIDRISILSSKSFDMDIQFSLTSSSAPKLYAKSSKNAQKLYAFCLLNLTTNVRIWKALKLQLEGSSLSMMRKVLQADSKNGEICRLCFSGEKDSATYSKVKNIVLSQNLNESQKDAVLNCVTSRECQHNDTVKLIWGPPGTGKTKTVASLLFSLLELKVRTLTCAPTNTAVLEVAARLHNLVKESLEFDIGFGDIVVFGNKSRMKVDCYRGLSDVFLDYRVNNLLKCSGWKHSLESMIKLLEYPEEQYDSYKREEENSVKSLEEFAMQKYFSEKNDDPLTLELLKDFTSITEQYLLYKDEKKKSIKTLDQFFIERFRSNTEQIEKNLGTLRMHLPTSLVPLAEIKKIPIALDLLRSLENSLCKAKLKQTSGGCEEGESIVDFLRRLSIKKEECLIKLRSLSQTILLPNIRDKYEMAKFCLMRARLIFCTASSSTKLFEDGMTPVEFLVIDEAAQLKECESTIPLQLPGLHHVILIGDERQLPAVVKSQVSEEAEYGRSLFERLVSLGYKKHLLNVQYRMHPSISLFPNKEFYEEQLSDAPFVREIDYNRRFLEGKMYASYSFINIAKGKEQKPGRGHGWKNMAEAAAVCKIIESLENEFLRSKKKVSIGIISPYNGQVSEIQERIKHQNLVSDPNFSVSVRSVDGFQGGEEDIIIISTVRSNGNGNIGFLDNRQRANVALTRARHCLWILGNEKTLSSSDSLWRNLVNDAKERECFHKADDDKKLAMAIECEALLIELLDESETPFKKLSLGGPSRTTATTFRGSFRGRPRAPRW; encoded by the exons ATGATGGAGAGAAGCTGTAGTGCCATAGATGATGGTCTTGATTTGCTCGAGACTGTATTTTCTTGGACCGTCAAGGATGTTCTCAATGAAAACCTCTGCAAACACAAg GTAAGGAAGATTCCACAGACATTTTTGTCAATAACAGATTACTTGAACTCCTTCATTCCTTCACTGGTTGAGGAGACTCGCAGCGACCTGTCTTCAAGCTTGAAATGTGTGTCAAAGGCTCCCTTTTGTGAAATCTCGAGCGTTGAACTTGAAAGGTCGAGAAGCTTCATACCCGCCAAGAACTTGTTCTACCAAATTGCAGTGAACAGAACCAACAGTGATGAGGATGGAAAATATGAGCCTGAGGTTGGAGATCTCATTGCCTTCACAGATCTTAAACCAAAAAATGTAGATGACTTGAACAGGTCCAAAAGAAGCTACCATATTGGATATGTTCAtggaataaaagaaactatTGACAGGATCTCAATACTCTCATCCAAAAGCTTTGACATGGACATTCAGTTTTCCTTGACGAGCAGCAGTGCACCTAAGCTTTATGCAAAGAGTAGCAAAAATGCTCAAAAGCTTTACGCCTTCTGTCTTCTGAACCTTACAACAAATGTTCGAATTTGGAAAGCCTTGAAATTGCAGCTGGAGGGTTCAAGCTTGAGCATGATGAGGAAAGTTCTGCAAGCTGACTCAAAG AATGGAGAAATCTGTCGGCTTTGTTTTTCTGGGGAAAAAGATAGTGCAACTTATTCTAAAGTAAAAAACATAGTCCTATCTCAGAATCTGAACGAATCCCAGAAAGATGCAGTTCTAAACTGTGTTACTTCGAGGGAATGCCAACATAATGATACTGTTAAACTTATTTGGGGGCCACCAGGAACTGGCAAAACAAAGACCGTAGCTTCCTTGTTATTTTCCCTGCTTGAGTTAAAAGTCAGAACATTAACATGTGCTCCAACTAATACTGCAGTGTTGGAAGTGGCTGCTCGCCTGCATAATTTAGTTAAAGAATCACTTGAGTTTGATATTGGATTCGGTGACATAGTTGTATTTGGCAATAAATCTCGAATGAAAGTAGACTGTTATCGAGGCCTCAGTGACGTCTTTCTTGATTATCGTGTAAACAATCTTTTGAAGTGTTCTGGATGGAAACATTCCTTGGAATCAATGATCAAGTTGCTTGAGTACCCGGAAGAGCAATATGATTCATATAAGCGTGAGGAAGAAAATAGTGTTAAGTCATTGGAAGAATTTGCTATGCAAAAGTACTTCAGCGAGAAGAACGATGATCCTCTTACCTTGGAACTTTTGAAGGACTTCACTAGCATTACTGAGCAATACCTTTTGTATaaggatgaaaaaaagaaaagcatcaAGACTCTGGATCAATTTTTTATAGAGAGATTCCGTTCCAATACAGAGCAAATAGAGAAAAACCTGGGAACTTTGCGCATGCACCTTCCGACTTCTTTAGTTCCACTTGCGGAGATAAAGAAAATTCCTATTGCTCTTGATTTGCTAAGATCTCTTGAAAACTCTCTGTGCAAAGCCAAGTTGAAGCAAACTTCCGGTGGCTGTGAGGAAGGAGAAAGCATTGTTGACTTCCTTCGAAGGTTAAGCATAAAAAAGGAAGAGTGCCTTATCAAACTGAGATCACTTTCTCAGACAATTTTACTTCCAAACATCAGGGACAAATATGAAATGGCAAAATTTTGCTTGATGAGAGCACGCCTGATTTTCTGTACTGCATCAAGTTCAACCAAATTATTCGAAGATGGAATGACACCAGTAGAATTCTTAGTTATTGATGAAGCAGCGCAACTGAAAGAATGTGAATCAACAATTCCATTGCAGCTACCAGGCCTTCACCATGTAATCCTCATTGGTGACGAGAGACAGCTTCCTGCGGTAGTGAAAAGCCAG GTTTCTGAAGAGGCTGAATATGGAAGAAGTTTGTTTGAGAGGCTGGTTTCCTTGGGGTACAAGAAGCATCTGCTTAATGTTCAGTATAGAATGCACCCATCCATCAGCTTATTCCCAAATAAGGAGTTCTATGAGGAGCAACTTTCTGATGCCCCTTTTGTCAGAGAAATAGACTATAATAGGCGCTTCCTTGAAGGAAAAATGTATGCTTCatattcatttataaacatAGCTAAGGGTAAAGAGCAGAAACCTGGTCGTGGCCACGGGTGGAAGAACATGGCTGAGGCTGCTGCTGTTTGCAAGATTATAGAAAGCCTTGAAAATG AATTTTTGAGGTCAAAGAAGAAAGTTAGCATAGGAATCATATCTCCATATAATGGTCAGGTGTCTGAAATCCAGGAAAGAATTAAGCACCAAAATTTGGTTTCTGATCCTAACTTTTCTGTTAGTGTTCGTTCTGTTGATGGCTTTCAAGGTGGTGAAGaagatataataataatctCCACTGTGAGATCAAATGGGAATGGAAATATAGGTTTCCTTGACAACAGGCAAAGAGCCAATGTGGCATTGACTCGGGCGAG ACATTGCCTATGGATATTAGGGAATGAAAAAACTTTAAGCAGTAGTGATTCTCTGTGGAGAAATCTAGTTAATGATGCTAAGGAAAGAGAGTGTTTCCATAAGGCCGACGATGACAAAAAACTGGCCATGGCCATTGAGTGTGAAGCCTTGCTTATTGAACTACTTGATGAATCAGAGACCCCGTTTAAGAAACTCAGTCTAGGGGGCCCTTCTCGAACTACTGCTACCACCTTCAG AGGGTCTTTCAGGGGCAGGCCAAGGGCACCAAGGTGGTGA
- the LOC106775891 gene encoding probable helicase MAGATAMA 3 isoform X1: MMERSCSAIDDGLDLLETVFSWTVKDVLNENLCKHKVRKIPQTFLSITDYLNSFIPSLVEETRSDLSSSLKCVSKAPFCEISSVELERSRSFIPAKNLFYQIAVNRTNSDEDGKYEPEVGDLIAFTDLKPKNVDDLNRSKRSYHIGYVHGIKETIDRISILSSKSFDMDIQFSLTSSSAPKLYAKSSKNAQKLYAFCLLNLTTNVRIWKALKLQLEGSSLSMMRKVLQADSKNGEICRLCFSGEKDSATYSKVKNIVLSQNLNESQKDAVLNCVTSRECQHNDTVKLIWGPPGTGKTKTVASLLFSLLELKVRTLTCAPTNTAVLEVAARLHNLVKESLEFDIGFGDIVVFGNKSRMKVDCYRGLSDVFLDYRVNNLLKCSGWKHSLESMIKLLEYPEEQYDSYKREEENSVKSLEEFAMQKYFSEKNDDPLTLELLKDFTSITEQYLLYKDEKKKSIKTLDQFFIERFRSNTEQIEKNLGTLRMHLPTSLVPLAEIKKIPIALDLLRSLENSLCKAKLKQTSGGCEEGESIVDFLRRLSIKKEECLIKLRSLSQTILLPNIRDKYEMAKFCLMRARLIFCTASSSTKLFEDGMTPVEFLVIDEAAQLKECESTIPLQLPGLHHVILIGDERQLPAVVKSQVSEEAEYGRSLFERLVSLGYKKHLLNVQYRMHPSISLFPNKEFYEEQLSDAPFVREIDYNRRFLEGKMYASYSFINIAKGKEQKPGRGHGWKNMAEAAAVCKIIESLENEFLRSKKKVSIGIISPYNGQVSEIQERIKHQNLVSDPNFSVSVRSVDGFQGGEEDIIIISTVRSNGNGNIGFLDNRQRANVALTRARHCLWILGNEKTLSSSDSLWRNLVNDAKERECFHKADDDKKLAMAIECEALLIELLDESETPFKKLSLGGPSRTTATTFRLVNISLPINFHFTH; the protein is encoded by the exons ATGATGGAGAGAAGCTGTAGTGCCATAGATGATGGTCTTGATTTGCTCGAGACTGTATTTTCTTGGACCGTCAAGGATGTTCTCAATGAAAACCTCTGCAAACACAAg GTAAGGAAGATTCCACAGACATTTTTGTCAATAACAGATTACTTGAACTCCTTCATTCCTTCACTGGTTGAGGAGACTCGCAGCGACCTGTCTTCAAGCTTGAAATGTGTGTCAAAGGCTCCCTTTTGTGAAATCTCGAGCGTTGAACTTGAAAGGTCGAGAAGCTTCATACCCGCCAAGAACTTGTTCTACCAAATTGCAGTGAACAGAACCAACAGTGATGAGGATGGAAAATATGAGCCTGAGGTTGGAGATCTCATTGCCTTCACAGATCTTAAACCAAAAAATGTAGATGACTTGAACAGGTCCAAAAGAAGCTACCATATTGGATATGTTCAtggaataaaagaaactatTGACAGGATCTCAATACTCTCATCCAAAAGCTTTGACATGGACATTCAGTTTTCCTTGACGAGCAGCAGTGCACCTAAGCTTTATGCAAAGAGTAGCAAAAATGCTCAAAAGCTTTACGCCTTCTGTCTTCTGAACCTTACAACAAATGTTCGAATTTGGAAAGCCTTGAAATTGCAGCTGGAGGGTTCAAGCTTGAGCATGATGAGGAAAGTTCTGCAAGCTGACTCAAAG AATGGAGAAATCTGTCGGCTTTGTTTTTCTGGGGAAAAAGATAGTGCAACTTATTCTAAAGTAAAAAACATAGTCCTATCTCAGAATCTGAACGAATCCCAGAAAGATGCAGTTCTAAACTGTGTTACTTCGAGGGAATGCCAACATAATGATACTGTTAAACTTATTTGGGGGCCACCAGGAACTGGCAAAACAAAGACCGTAGCTTCCTTGTTATTTTCCCTGCTTGAGTTAAAAGTCAGAACATTAACATGTGCTCCAACTAATACTGCAGTGTTGGAAGTGGCTGCTCGCCTGCATAATTTAGTTAAAGAATCACTTGAGTTTGATATTGGATTCGGTGACATAGTTGTATTTGGCAATAAATCTCGAATGAAAGTAGACTGTTATCGAGGCCTCAGTGACGTCTTTCTTGATTATCGTGTAAACAATCTTTTGAAGTGTTCTGGATGGAAACATTCCTTGGAATCAATGATCAAGTTGCTTGAGTACCCGGAAGAGCAATATGATTCATATAAGCGTGAGGAAGAAAATAGTGTTAAGTCATTGGAAGAATTTGCTATGCAAAAGTACTTCAGCGAGAAGAACGATGATCCTCTTACCTTGGAACTTTTGAAGGACTTCACTAGCATTACTGAGCAATACCTTTTGTATaaggatgaaaaaaagaaaagcatcaAGACTCTGGATCAATTTTTTATAGAGAGATTCCGTTCCAATACAGAGCAAATAGAGAAAAACCTGGGAACTTTGCGCATGCACCTTCCGACTTCTTTAGTTCCACTTGCGGAGATAAAGAAAATTCCTATTGCTCTTGATTTGCTAAGATCTCTTGAAAACTCTCTGTGCAAAGCCAAGTTGAAGCAAACTTCCGGTGGCTGTGAGGAAGGAGAAAGCATTGTTGACTTCCTTCGAAGGTTAAGCATAAAAAAGGAAGAGTGCCTTATCAAACTGAGATCACTTTCTCAGACAATTTTACTTCCAAACATCAGGGACAAATATGAAATGGCAAAATTTTGCTTGATGAGAGCACGCCTGATTTTCTGTACTGCATCAAGTTCAACCAAATTATTCGAAGATGGAATGACACCAGTAGAATTCTTAGTTATTGATGAAGCAGCGCAACTGAAAGAATGTGAATCAACAATTCCATTGCAGCTACCAGGCCTTCACCATGTAATCCTCATTGGTGACGAGAGACAGCTTCCTGCGGTAGTGAAAAGCCAG GTTTCTGAAGAGGCTGAATATGGAAGAAGTTTGTTTGAGAGGCTGGTTTCCTTGGGGTACAAGAAGCATCTGCTTAATGTTCAGTATAGAATGCACCCATCCATCAGCTTATTCCCAAATAAGGAGTTCTATGAGGAGCAACTTTCTGATGCCCCTTTTGTCAGAGAAATAGACTATAATAGGCGCTTCCTTGAAGGAAAAATGTATGCTTCatattcatttataaacatAGCTAAGGGTAAAGAGCAGAAACCTGGTCGTGGCCACGGGTGGAAGAACATGGCTGAGGCTGCTGCTGTTTGCAAGATTATAGAAAGCCTTGAAAATG AATTTTTGAGGTCAAAGAAGAAAGTTAGCATAGGAATCATATCTCCATATAATGGTCAGGTGTCTGAAATCCAGGAAAGAATTAAGCACCAAAATTTGGTTTCTGATCCTAACTTTTCTGTTAGTGTTCGTTCTGTTGATGGCTTTCAAGGTGGTGAAGaagatataataataatctCCACTGTGAGATCAAATGGGAATGGAAATATAGGTTTCCTTGACAACAGGCAAAGAGCCAATGTGGCATTGACTCGGGCGAG ACATTGCCTATGGATATTAGGGAATGAAAAAACTTTAAGCAGTAGTGATTCTCTGTGGAGAAATCTAGTTAATGATGCTAAGGAAAGAGAGTGTTTCCATAAGGCCGACGATGACAAAAAACTGGCCATGGCCATTGAGTGTGAAGCCTTGCTTATTGAACTACTTGATGAATCAGAGACCCCGTTTAAGAAACTCAGTCTAGGGGGCCCTTCTCGAACTACTGCTACCACCTTCAGGTTAGTGAATATCAGCCTACCcatcaattttcattttactcaTTAA